A genomic window from Gossypium hirsutum isolate 1008001.06 chromosome D12, Gossypium_hirsutum_v2.1, whole genome shotgun sequence includes:
- the LOC107945515 gene encoding protein HEAT INTOLERANT 4 isoform X2 — protein MRKGGKRKSTSQKQETEVKASSSSQENQKENHKLASQAKRAKTSKPQPQLEYFEDKRNLEDLWKAAFPVGTEWDQLDSVYQFNWNFLNLEEAFEEGGRLYGKKVYLFGCTEPQLVPYKGENKVICIPVVVAVVSPFPPSDKIGINSVQREAEEIVPMKQMKMDWVPYIPLENRDSQVDRLQSQMFILSCTQRRPTKTAPPSPGLSIGIRVALKQMKIDRLKKYEYCLPYFYQPLKEDELEQSTEVQIIFPAAQKPVFCEFDWELDELDEFTDQLIEADELDKDKKDAFKEFVKERVREAKKANRQAREARKKALEEMSEETKAAFVNMRFYKFYPVPTPDTPDVSNVKVLWEGS, from the exons ATGAGGAAGGGCGGTAAGAGAAAATCCACCTCTCAGAAACAAGAGACCGAAGTAAAAGCTTCGTCTTCTTCGCAAGAGAATCAGAAGGAGAACCATAAACTTGCTTCCCAAGCTAAGCGTGCTAAGACCTCCAAGCCTCAACCCCAGCTTGAGTACTTTGAAGATAAGCGTAACTTG GAGGATTTATGGAAAGCTGCATTTCCTGTTGGAACAGAG TGGGATCAATTGGACAGTGTTTACCAATTCAACTGGAACTTTTTAAATCTAGAA GAGGCATTTGAAGAGGGGGGGAGGCTATATGGGAAGAAAGTTTATCTCTTCGGTTGCACAGAGC CTCAATTGGTTCCTTACAAGGGAGAAAACAAAGTCATTTGTATACCTGTGGTTGTGGCT GTTGTCTCTCCTTTCCCACCTTCAGATAAGATCGGTATTAACTCAGTGCAGAGAGAAGCTGAAGAGATTGTTCCaatgaaacaaatgaaaatggaCTGGGTTCCATATATTCCACTTGAGAATAG AGACAGCCAAGTTGATAGGCTGCAATCTCAAATGTTCATCTTAAGTTGCACTCAAAGAAG ACCTACCAAAACTGCACCTCCTTCCCCCGGGCTAAGCATTGGAATAAG GGTTGctttaaaacaaatgaaaatagaCCGTCTCAAGAAATATGAGTATTGTCTGCCTT ATTTTTATCAGCCTTTGAAGGAAGATGAGCTTGAACAAAGCACCGAGGTTCAAATAATTTTTCCAGCGGCACAAAAGCCA GTTTTTTGTGAATTTGATTGGGAGCTGGATGAACTTGAT GAGTTTACTGATCAACTGATTGAGGCAGACGAATTAGATAAAGATAAAAAAGATGCCTTTAAG GAGTTTGTCAAAGAGAGAGTCAGAGAAGCAAAGAAAGCTAATCGGCAG GCAAGAGAAGCTCGCAAAAAGGCCCTTGAAGAAATGAGTGAGGAAACCAAAGCCGCATTTGTGAACATGAGATTTTACAAATTCTACCCTGTTCCAACTCCAGATACTCCTGATGTATCAAATGTGAAG GTATTATGGGAAGGCTCATGA